The following proteins are co-located in the Hydractinia symbiolongicarpus strain clone_291-10 chromosome 7, HSymV2.1, whole genome shotgun sequence genome:
- the LOC130649028 gene encoding uncharacterized protein LOC130649028: protein MIPHSQPSRTLDNQIIQQSAPLMQSHVGQVQYQPLQPPPVAHQPMMTQQQIIHHPPAQVTQIHQMPMQSSVQIIPQTSQVMYAVPNSNVIVHPLAASVPYGPQFVFPGKKGKSNIMGQVANGIKLTNNVLDLAGGISDLFG from the exons ATGATACCTCATTCACAACCATCACGAACACTAGATAATCAAATAATCCAGCAGTCTGCACCACTAATGCAGTCTCATGTTGGACAGGTTCAATACCAACCACTGCAGCCACCGCCAGTTGCTCACCAACCAATGATGACACAACAGCAAATTATTCACCATCCACCAGCACAAGTGACTCAAATACATCAGATGCCAATGCAATCTTCAGTGCAGATTATTCCACAAACTTCACAAGTCATGTATGCTGTTCCAAATTCTAATGTCATTGTGCATCCTCTAGCCGCATCAGTGCCATATGGTCCACAATTTGTATTCCCTGGAAAAAAAGGCAAATCCAATATAATGGGACAAGTTGCTAATG gaaTTAAGCTGACTAACAATGTTTTAGACCTTGCAGGTGGAATTAGCGATTTATTTGGATGA